The proteins below come from a single Papaver somniferum cultivar HN1 chromosome 11, ASM357369v1, whole genome shotgun sequence genomic window:
- the LOC113322128 gene encoding ankyrin repeat-containing protein At5g02620-like, translating into MEETMKEEPIIKKMKKQLTGKRDDTPLHSAVRCGNLDEIKEILSKTEGDELRELLCKQNQSGETALYVAAEYGDVALVEEMIKYYDFNSAGLKARNGYDAFHIAAKQGDLEIMKVLWKAHPTLSMTVDASNTTALHTAATQGRLSVVNFLLEVDGDLAKITKNNKKTALHSAARNGHLEVLKSLVSEEPGIVTLNDKKGQTALHMAVKGQKNVEIVEELIKANPCLINMVDGKGNTSLHVATRKGGAQIVKMLLEQEETDKKAVNRVGETARDTAEKSGNTEISGILQEYGVLRAKDIINPPQKSAARELKQTVSDIKHDVHYQLEHTKKTRKRVQGIRKQINKMHMDGLNNAINSTTVVAVLIATVAFAAIFQIPGQFEDDPDNLPKGHYTGQARIASKAPFLVFFIFDSFALFISLAVVVVQTSVVVIEREAKKKMMSIINKLMWLACILISIAFLALAFIVVGKKERWLAIGVTVIGSIIMVTTLGIMCYLVMRHRREASNRRSMRRSSLGSRSLSWSLSASDEDVNEMKTIYAI; encoded by the exons ATGGAGGAAACTATGAAAGAAGAACCAATtattaagaagatgaagaaacaattAACAGGGAAACGTGATGATACACCTTTACATTCAGCAGTAAGATGTGGAAATTTAGATGAGATTAAAGAAATTTTAAGTAAAACAGAAGGTGATGAATTGAGAGAATTATTATGTAAACAAAATCAATCCGGTGAAACAGCTCTTTATGTTGCAGCTGAATATGGTGATGTTGCTCTTGTTGAAGAAATGATCAAGTATTACGATTTTAACTCAGCTGGACTTAAAGCTAGAAATGGTTATGATGCTTTTCATATTGCTGCTAAACAAGGAGATTTAG AGATAATGAAGGTGTTATGGAAAGCACACCCAACACTATCAATGACAGTAGATGCATCAAACACAACAGCTTTACATACAGCAGCAACACAAGGACGTCTTTCAGTAGTGAATTTTCTGTTAGAAGTAGATGGAGATTTAGCTAAAATCACGAAAAACAATAAGAAAACTGCTTTACACTCGGCTGCAAGGAATGGGCATTTAGAGGTTTTGAAGTCATTAGTAAGTGAAGAACCTGGGATTGTAACATTGAATGATAAGAAAGGGCAAACTGCACTCCATATGGCAGTTAAAGGACAGAAGAAtgttgaaattgttgaagaattgATTAAAGCTAATCCTTGTCTGATTAATATGGTTGATGGTAAAGGAAACACATCTTTACATGTAGCCACCCGGAAAGGTGGAGCTCAG ATTGTAAAGATGCTACTAGAGCAAGAGGAAACTGATAAGAAAGCAGTTAACAGAGTAGGAGAAACAGCTCGTGACACTGCCGAGAAAAGTGGTAACACAGAAATCAGTGGTATCCTACAAGAATATGGTGTCTTAAGAGCTAAAGACATTATCAATCCACCACAAAAAAGTGCAGCTCGAGAGCTGAAGCAAACCGTTAGCGACATAAAGCACGACGTCCATTACCAACTTGAACACACTAAGAAGACCAGAAAACGTGTGCAAGGGATTCGTAAGCAAATCAACAAAATGCATATGGATGGCCTAAACAATGCAATCAACTCCACAACAGTGGTTGCTGTGCTTATCGCTACTGTGGCCTTTGCAGCCATCTTCCAAATCCCTGGCCAGTTTGAGGATGATCCGGACAACCTTCCTAAGGGACACTACACCGGCCAAGCAAGAATCGCTTCAAAGGCGCCGTTTTTGGTTTTCTTTATTTTCGACTCATTTGCTCTCTTTATATCCCTGGCGGTCGTGGTGGTGCAGACTTCTGTCGTAGTTATTGAGAGAGAAGCCAAGAAAAAGATGATGTCAATCATCAATAAACTAATGTGGTTAGCCTGCATACTGATCTCAATTGCATTTTTAGCGCTAGCGTTCATTGTAGTGGGGAAAAAAGAGAGGTGGTTAGCTATTGGAGTGACAGTCATAGGATCAATAATCATGGTAACAACACTAGGTATAATGTGCTATCTGGTGATGAGGCATCGGCGTGAAGCATCCAATCGTAGAAGCATGAGAAGGTCATCTTTAGGAAGTAGATCCCTGTCATGGTCCTTGTCAGCATCTGATGAAGATGTTAACGAGATGAAGACCATATATGCAATCTga